From Pan troglodytes isolate AG18354 chromosome 9, NHGRI_mPanTro3-v2.0_pri, whole genome shotgun sequence, the proteins below share one genomic window:
- the TMEM132A gene encoding transmembrane protein 132A isoform X3: MCARMAGRTAAGPRGPYGPWLCLLVALALDVVRVDCGQAPLDPVYLPAALELLDAPEHFRVQQVGHYPPANSSLSSRSETFLLLQPWPRAQPLLRASYPPFATQQVVPPRVTEPHQRPVPWDVRAVSVEAAVTPAEPHARVLFHLKGQDWPPGSGSLPCARLHATHPAGTAHQACRFQPSLGACVVELELPSHWFSQASTTRAELAYTLEPAAEGPGGCGSGEENDPGEQALPVGGVELRPADPPQYQEVPLDEAVTLRVPDMPVRPGQLFSATLLLRHNFTASLLTLRIKVKKGLHVTAARPAQPTLWTAKLDRFKGSKHHTTLITCHRAGLTEPDSSPLELSEFLWVDFVVENSTGGGVAVTRPVTWQLEYPGQAPEAEKDKMVWEILVSERDIRALIPLAKAEELVNTAPLTGVPQHVPVRLVTVDGGGALVEVTEHVGCESANTQVLQVSEACDAVFVAGKESRGARGVRVDFWWRRLRASLRLTVWAPLLPLRIELTDTTLEQVRGWRVPGPAEGPAEPAAEASDEAERRARGCHLQYQRAGVRFLAPFAAHPLDGGRRLTHLLGPDWLLDVSHLVAPHARVLDSRVASLEGGRVLVGREPGVTSIEVRSPLSDSILGEQALAVTDDKVSVLELRVQPVMGISLTLSRGTAHPGEVTATCWAQSALPAPKQEVALSLWLSFSDHTVAPAELYDRRDLGLSVSAEEPGAILPAEEQGAQLGVVVSGAGAEGLPLHVALHPPEPCRRGRHRVPLASGTAWLGLPPASTPAPALPSSPAWSPPATEATMGGEQQVAGSVGGNIGVRGKFERAEEEARKEETEAREEEEEEEEEMVPAPQHVTELELGMYALLGIFCVAIFIFLVNGVVFVLRYQRKEPPDSATDPTSPQPHNWVWLGTDQEELSRQLDRQSPGPPKGEGSCPCESGGGGEAPTLGPGPPGGTTSSSSTLARKEAGGRRKRVEFVTFAPAPPAQPPEEPVGAPAVQSILVAGEEDIRWVCEDMGLKDPEELRNYMERIRGSS; this comes from the exons ATGTGCGCGCGGATGGCCGGTCGCACGGCAGCGGGCCCTCGGGGGCCCTACGGCccctggctctgcctcctggtgGCCCTCGCCCTGGACGTCGTGAGAG TGGACTGTGGCCAGGCTCCCCTGGACCCTGTCTACCTGCCGGCAGCCCTGGAGCTCCTAGACGCCCCTGAGCACTTCCGTGTGCAGCAGGTGGGCCACTACCCACCTGCCAACTCCTCTCTGAGCTCCCGATCTGAGACCTTTCTGCTCCTACAGCCCTGGCCCAGGGCCCAGCCACTTCTCCGGGCCTCCTACCCACCTTTTGCCACTCAGCAG GTGGTCCCCCCTCGAGTCACTGAGCCCCACCAACGGCCAGTCCCATGGGACGTGCGGGCCGTTTCAGTGGAAGCGGCTGTGACTCCAGCAGAGCCCCACGCCCGGGTTCTCTTCCACCTCAAAGGGCAGGATTGGCCACCAGGGTCTGGCAGCCTGCCCTGTGCCCGGCTCCATGCCACACACCCTGCAGGCACTGCTCACCAAGCCTGCCGCTTCCAG CCATCCCTGGGCGCCTGCGTGGTGGAGCTGGAGCTTCCCTCGCACTGGTTCTCACAGGCCTCCACCACACGGGCCGAGCTGGCCTACACGCTTGAGCCTGCAGCTGAGGGCCCTGGGGGCTGTGGCTCCGGCGAGGAGAACGACCCTGGGGAGCAGGCCCTCCCAGTGGGGGGCGTGGAGCTGCGCCCAGCAGACCCCCCGCAGTACCAGGAGGTACCTCTGGACGAGGCTGTGACTCTGCGGGTGCCTGACATGCCAGTGCGGCCCGGCCAGCTCTTTAGTGCTACCCTCCTGCTTCGGCACAACTTCACAGCCAGCCTCCTGACCCTGCG GATCAAGGTGAAGAAGGGGCTGCATGTGACAGCCGcccgcccagcccagcccacactCTGGACTGCCAAGCTGGACCGCTTCAAGGGCTCCAAGCATCACACCACCCTCATCACCTGCCACCGTGCTGGGCTCACAGAGCCAGATTCCAG TCCCCTTGAACTGTCTGAGTTCCTATGGGTGGACTTTGTGGTGGAGAATAGCACTGGTGGGGGCGTAGCGGTCACTCGCCCCGTCACGTGGCAGCTGGAGTACCCAGGCCAGGCCCCTGAAGCAGAGAAGGACAAAATGGTGTGGGAAATCCTGGTGTCTGAGCGGGACATCAGAGCCCTTATCCCACTGGCCAAG gCTGAGGAGCTGGTGAATACAGCACCACTGACTGGAGTGCCCCAGCATGTCCCCGTGCGCCTTGTCACTGTGGACGGCGGGGGGGCCTTGGTGGAGGTGACAGAGCATGTCGGCTGCGAGTCTGCCAACACACAGGTCCTGCAG GTGTCTGAGGCCTGTGATGCCGTGTTCGTGGCTGGCAAGGAGAGCCGGGGCGCCCGTGGGGTGCGAGTGGACTTCTGGTGGCGCCGGCTCCGCGCCTCGCTGCGGCTGACCGTGTGGGCCCCGCTGCTACCGCTGCGTATCGAGCTCACCGACACCACCCTCGAGCAGGTCCGCGGCTGGAGGGTACCTGGCCCTGCTGAAGG GCCTGCGGAACCCGCTGCAGAGGCGTCAGATGAGGCCGAGCGGCGCGCCCGCGGCTGCCACCTGCAGTACCAGCGGGCCGGTGTGCGCTTCCTCGCCCCCTTCGCGGCCCACCCGCTGGACGGCGGCCGCCGCCTCACGCACCTGCTTGGCCCCGACTGGCTGCTAGACGTGTCCCACCTCGTGGCGCCACACGCCCGCGTGCTGGACTCGCGTGTAGCCTCTCTGGAGGGTGGCCGTGTCCTGGTGGGCCGGGAGCCCGGTGTCACCTCCATTGAG GTGCGTTCCCCACTGTCTGACTCCATCCTGGGGGAGCAGGCGCTGGCTGTGACAGACGACAAGGTCTCAGTGCTGGAGCTGAGGGTGCAGCCAGTGATGGGCATCTCGCTGACCTTGAGCCGGGGCACTGCCCACCCCGGGGAGGTCACAGCCACGTGCTGGGCACAGTCAGCCCTTCCCGCCCCAAAGCAG GAGGTGGCCCTCTCCCTATGGCTGTCCTTCTCTGATCACACTGTGGCCCCAGCTGAGCTCTACGACCGCCGTGACCTGGGACTGTCCGTCTCAGCCGAGGAGCCTGGTGCCATCCTGCCAGCTGAGGAGCAGGGTGCCCAGCTCGGGGTGGTGGTGAGTGGGGCAGGCGCCGAGGGGCTGCCGCTGCATGTGGCTCTGCACCCGCCCGAGCCCTGCCGCCGGGGCCGCCACCGTGTGCCTCTGGCCTCTGGCACCGCCTGGCTGGGGCTGCCCCCTGCCTCCACTCCAGCCCCTGCTCTCCCATCCAGCCCTGCTTGGAGCCCACCAGCCACAGAAGCCACCATGGGTGGTGAACAGCAGGTGGCAGGCAGTGTCGGGGGCAACATAGGTGTGAGGGGCAAGTTTGAGCGGGCAGAGGAGGAGGCCAGGAAGGAGGAGACCGaagccagggaggaggaggaggaagaggaggaggagatggtcCCTGCCCCTCAGCATGTCACCGAGCTAGAGCTGGGCATGTACGCCCTGCTGGGAATCTTCTGTGTGGCCATCTTCATCTTCTTGGTCAATGGTGTGGTCTTCGTCCTGCGCTATCAGCGCAAAGAACCTCCCGACAGTGCCACTGACCCCACCTCCCCCCAGCCCCACAACTGGGTCTGGCTGGGCACTGACCAGGAGGAACTGAGCCGCCAGCTGGACCGGCAGTCCCCTGGCCCGCCCAAGGGGGAGGGGAGCTGCCCCTGTgagagtgggggaggaggggaggccccTACCTTGGGCCCTGGCCCTCCTGGGGGCACCACCAGCTCCTCAAGCACCCTGGCCCGAAAGGAGGCTGGGGGGCGGCGGAAGCGAGTAGAGTTTGTGACATTTGCGCCAGCCCCTCCAGCCCAGCCACCTGAGGAGCCTGTAGGGGCCCCTGCTGTGCAGTCCATCCTTGTGGCAGGCGAGGAGGACATCCGCTGGGTGTGTGAGGACATGGGGCTGAAGGACCCTGAGGAGCTTCGCAACTACATGGAGAGGATCCGGGGCAGCTCCTGA
- the TMEM132A gene encoding transmembrane protein 132A isoform X4, with protein MCARMAGRTAAGPRGPYGPWLCLLVALALDVVRVDCGQAPLDPVYLPAALELLDAPEHFRVQQVGHYPPANSSLSSRSETFLLLQPWPRAQPLLRASYPPFATQQVVPPRVTEPHQRPVPWDVRAVSVEAAVTPAEPHARVLFHLKGQDWPPGSGSLPCARLHATHPAGTAHQACRFQPSLGACVVELELPSHWFSQASTTRAELAYTLEPAAEGPGGCGSGEENDPGEQALPVGGVELRPADPPQYQEVPLDEAVTLRVPDMPVRPGQLFSATLLLRHNFTASLLTLRIKVKKGLHVTAARPAQPTLWTAKLDRFKGSKHHTTLITCHRAGLTEPDSSSPLELSEFLWVDFVVENSTGGGVAVTRPVTWQLEYPGQAPEAEKDKMVWEILVSERDIRALIPLAKAEELVNTAPLTGVPQHVPVRLVTVDGGGALVEVTEHVGCESANTQVLQVSEACDAVFVAGKESRGARGVRVDFWWRRLRASLRLTVWAPLLPLRIELTDTTLEQVRGWRVPGPAEGPAEPAAEASDEAERRARGCHLQYQRAGVRFLAPFAAHPLDGGRRLTHLLGPDWLLDVSHLVAPHARVLDSRVASLEGGRVLVGREPGVTSIEVRSPLSDSILGEQALAVTDDKVSVLELRVQPVMGISLTLSRGTAHPGEVTATCWAQSALPAPKQEVALSLWLSFSDHTVAPAELYDRRDLGLSVSAEEPGAILPAEEQGAQLGVVVSGAGAEGLPLHVALHPPEPCRRGRHRVPLASGTAWLGLPPASTPAPALPSSPAWSPPATEATMGGEQQVAGSVGGNIGVRGKFERAEEEARKEETEAREEEEEEEEEMVPAPQHVTELELGMYALLGIFCVAIFIFLVNGVVFVLRYQRKEPPDSATDPTSPQPHNWVWLGTDQEELSRQLDRQSPGPPKGEGSCPCESGGGGEAPTLGPGPPGGTTSSSSTLARKEAGGRRKRVEFVTFAPAPPAQPPEEPVGAPAVQSILVAGEEDIRWVCEDMGLKDPEELRNYMERIRGSS; from the exons ATGTGCGCGCGGATGGCCGGTCGCACGGCAGCGGGCCCTCGGGGGCCCTACGGCccctggctctgcctcctggtgGCCCTCGCCCTGGACGTCGTGAGAG TGGACTGTGGCCAGGCTCCCCTGGACCCTGTCTACCTGCCGGCAGCCCTGGAGCTCCTAGACGCCCCTGAGCACTTCCGTGTGCAGCAGGTGGGCCACTACCCACCTGCCAACTCCTCTCTGAGCTCCCGATCTGAGACCTTTCTGCTCCTACAGCCCTGGCCCAGGGCCCAGCCACTTCTCCGGGCCTCCTACCCACCTTTTGCCACTCAGCAG GTGGTCCCCCCTCGAGTCACTGAGCCCCACCAACGGCCAGTCCCATGGGACGTGCGGGCCGTTTCAGTGGAAGCGGCTGTGACTCCAGCAGAGCCCCACGCCCGGGTTCTCTTCCACCTCAAAGGGCAGGATTGGCCACCAGGGTCTGGCAGCCTGCCCTGTGCCCGGCTCCATGCCACACACCCTGCAGGCACTGCTCACCAAGCCTGCCGCTTCCAG CCATCCCTGGGCGCCTGCGTGGTGGAGCTGGAGCTTCCCTCGCACTGGTTCTCACAGGCCTCCACCACACGGGCCGAGCTGGCCTACACGCTTGAGCCTGCAGCTGAGGGCCCTGGGGGCTGTGGCTCCGGCGAGGAGAACGACCCTGGGGAGCAGGCCCTCCCAGTGGGGGGCGTGGAGCTGCGCCCAGCAGACCCCCCGCAGTACCAGGAGGTACCTCTGGACGAGGCTGTGACTCTGCGGGTGCCTGACATGCCAGTGCGGCCCGGCCAGCTCTTTAGTGCTACCCTCCTGCTTCGGCACAACTTCACAGCCAGCCTCCTGACCCTGCG GATCAAGGTGAAGAAGGGGCTGCATGTGACAGCCGcccgcccagcccagcccacactCTGGACTGCCAAGCTGGACCGCTTCAAGGGCTCCAAGCATCACACCACCCTCATCACCTGCCACCGTGCTGGGCTCACAGAGCCAGATTCCAG CAGTCCCCTTGAACTGTCTGAGTTCCTATGGGTGGACTTTGTGGTGGAGAATAGCACTGGTGGGGGCGTAGCGGTCACTCGCCCCGTCACGTGGCAGCTGGAGTACCCAGGCCAGGCCCCTGAAGCAGAGAAGGACAAAATGGTGTGGGAAATCCTGGTGTCTGAGCGGGACATCAGAGCCCTTATCCCACTGGCCAAG gCTGAGGAGCTGGTGAATACAGCACCACTGACTGGAGTGCCCCAGCATGTCCCCGTGCGCCTTGTCACTGTGGACGGCGGGGGGGCCTTGGTGGAGGTGACAGAGCATGTCGGCTGCGAGTCTGCCAACACACAGGTCCTGCAG GTGTCTGAGGCCTGTGATGCCGTGTTCGTGGCTGGCAAGGAGAGCCGGGGCGCCCGTGGGGTGCGAGTGGACTTCTGGTGGCGCCGGCTCCGCGCCTCGCTGCGGCTGACCGTGTGGGCCCCGCTGCTACCGCTGCGTATCGAGCTCACCGACACCACCCTCGAGCAGGTCCGCGGCTGGAGGGTACCTGGCCCTGCTGAAGG GCCTGCGGAACCCGCTGCAGAGGCGTCAGATGAGGCCGAGCGGCGCGCCCGCGGCTGCCACCTGCAGTACCAGCGGGCCGGTGTGCGCTTCCTCGCCCCCTTCGCGGCCCACCCGCTGGACGGCGGCCGCCGCCTCACGCACCTGCTTGGCCCCGACTGGCTGCTAGACGTGTCCCACCTCGTGGCGCCACACGCCCGCGTGCTGGACTCGCGTGTAGCCTCTCTGGAGGGTGGCCGTGTCCTGGTGGGCCGGGAGCCCGGTGTCACCTCCATTGAG GTGCGTTCCCCACTGTCTGACTCCATCCTGGGGGAGCAGGCGCTGGCTGTGACAGACGACAAGGTCTCAGTGCTGGAGCTGAGGGTGCAGCCAGTGATGGGCATCTCGCTGACCTTGAGCCGGGGCACTGCCCACCCCGGGGAGGTCACAGCCACGTGCTGGGCACAGTCAGCCCTTCCCGCCCCAAAGCAG GAGGTGGCCCTCTCCCTATGGCTGTCCTTCTCTGATCACACTGTGGCCCCAGCTGAGCTCTACGACCGCCGTGACCTGGGACTGTCCGTCTCAGCCGAGGAGCCTGGTGCCATCCTGCCAGCTGAGGAGCAGGGTGCCCAGCTCGGGGTGGTGGTGAGTGGGGCAGGCGCCGAGGGGCTGCCGCTGCATGTGGCTCTGCACCCGCCCGAGCCCTGCCGCCGGGGCCGCCACCGTGTGCCTCTGGCCTCTGGCACCGCCTGGCTGGGGCTGCCCCCTGCCTCCACTCCAGCCCCTGCTCTCCCATCCAGCCCTGCTTGGAGCCCACCAGCCACAGAAGCCACCATGGGTGGTGAACAGCAGGTGGCAGGCAGTGTCGGGGGCAACATAGGTGTGAGGGGCAAGTTTGAGCGGGCAGAGGAGGAGGCCAGGAAGGAGGAGACCGaagccagggaggaggaggaggaagaggaggaggagatggtcCCTGCCCCTCAGCATGTCACCGAGCTAGAGCTGGGCATGTACGCCCTGCTGGGAATCTTCTGTGTGGCCATCTTCATCTTCTTGGTCAATGGTGTGGTCTTCGTCCTGCGCTATCAGCGCAAAGAACCTCCCGACAGTGCCACTGACCCCACCTCCCCCCAGCCCCACAACTGGGTCTGGCTGGGCACTGACCAGGAGGAACTGAGCCGCCAGCTGGACCGGCAGTCCCCTGGCCCGCCCAAGGGGGAGGGGAGCTGCCCCTGTgagagtgggggaggaggggaggccccTACCTTGGGCCCTGGCCCTCCTGGGGGCACCACCAGCTCCTCAAGCACCCTGGCCCGAAAGGAGGCTGGGGGGCGGCGGAAGCGAGTAGAGTTTGTGACATTTGCGCCAGCCCCTCCAGCCCAGCCACCTGAGGAGCCTGTAGGGGCCCCTGCTGTGCAGTCCATCCTTGTGGCAGGCGAGGAGGACATCCGCTGGGTGTGTGAGGACATGGGGCTGAAGGACCCTGAGGAGCTTCGCAACTACATGGAGAGGATCCGGGGCAGCTCCTGA
- the TMEM132A gene encoding transmembrane protein 132A isoform X1 gives MSKTGSLVDRKITNSEEAPRVAKDRRLVGRLLVPTPPPGQASAFTDLFSTFRARPSHTCTRYQSVQGRREQAWKDGAVDCGQAPLDPVYLPAALELLDAPEHFRVQQVGHYPPANSSLSSRSETFLLLQPWPRAQPLLRASYPPFATQQVVPPRVTEPHQRPVPWDVRAVSVEAAVTPAEPHARVLFHLKGQDWPPGSGSLPCARLHATHPAGTAHQACRFQPSLGACVVELELPSHWFSQASTTRAELAYTLEPAAEGPGGCGSGEENDPGEQALPVGGVELRPADPPQYQEVPLDEAVTLRVPDMPVRPGQLFSATLLLRHNFTASLLTLRIKVKKGLHVTAARPAQPTLWTAKLDRFKGSKHHTTLITCHRAGLTEPDSSSPLELSEFLWVDFVVENSTGGGVAVTRPVTWQLEYPGQAPEAEKDKMVWEILVSERDIRALIPLAKAEELVNTAPLTGVPQHVPVRLVTVDGGGALVEVTEHVGCESANTQVLQVSEACDAVFVAGKESRGARGVRVDFWWRRLRASLRLTVWAPLLPLRIELTDTTLEQVRGWRVPGPAEGPAEPAAEASDEAERRARGCHLQYQRAGVRFLAPFAAHPLDGGRRLTHLLGPDWLLDVSHLVAPHARVLDSRVASLEGGRVLVGREPGVTSIEVRSPLSDSILGEQALAVTDDKVSVLELRVQPVMGISLTLSRGTAHPGEVTATCWAQSALPAPKQEVALSLWLSFSDHTVAPAELYDRRDLGLSVSAEEPGAILPAEEQGAQLGVVVSGAGAEGLPLHVALHPPEPCRRGRHRVPLASGTAWLGLPPASTPAPALPSSPAWSPPATEATMGGEQQVAGSVGGNIGVRGKFERAEEEARKEETEAREEEEEEEEEMVPAPQHVTELELGMYALLGIFCVAIFIFLVNGVVFVLRYQRKEPPDSATDPTSPQPHNWVWLGTDQEELSRQLDRQSPGPPKGEGSCPCESGGGGEAPTLGPGPPGGTTSSSSTLARKEAGGRRKRVEFVTFAPAPPAQPPEEPVGAPAVQSILVAGEEDIRWVCEDMGLKDPEELRNYMERIRGSS, from the exons ATGAGCAAGACAGGGTCCCTTGTTGATAGGAAGATTACTAATTCAGAGGAGGCACCCAGGGTTGCAAAAGACAGGAGACTGGTGGGAAG GCTCctggtccccaccccacccccagggcaAGCAAGTGCCTTCACAGACCTCTTCAGCACCTTCCGCGCCCGCCCATCCCACACTTGCACTCGATACCAGTCGGTTCAGGGAAGAAGGGAGCAAGCTTGGAAAGATGGTGCAG TGGACTGTGGCCAGGCTCCCCTGGACCCTGTCTACCTGCCGGCAGCCCTGGAGCTCCTAGACGCCCCTGAGCACTTCCGTGTGCAGCAGGTGGGCCACTACCCACCTGCCAACTCCTCTCTGAGCTCCCGATCTGAGACCTTTCTGCTCCTACAGCCCTGGCCCAGGGCCCAGCCACTTCTCCGGGCCTCCTACCCACCTTTTGCCACTCAGCAG GTGGTCCCCCCTCGAGTCACTGAGCCCCACCAACGGCCAGTCCCATGGGACGTGCGGGCCGTTTCAGTGGAAGCGGCTGTGACTCCAGCAGAGCCCCACGCCCGGGTTCTCTTCCACCTCAAAGGGCAGGATTGGCCACCAGGGTCTGGCAGCCTGCCCTGTGCCCGGCTCCATGCCACACACCCTGCAGGCACTGCTCACCAAGCCTGCCGCTTCCAG CCATCCCTGGGCGCCTGCGTGGTGGAGCTGGAGCTTCCCTCGCACTGGTTCTCACAGGCCTCCACCACACGGGCCGAGCTGGCCTACACGCTTGAGCCTGCAGCTGAGGGCCCTGGGGGCTGTGGCTCCGGCGAGGAGAACGACCCTGGGGAGCAGGCCCTCCCAGTGGGGGGCGTGGAGCTGCGCCCAGCAGACCCCCCGCAGTACCAGGAGGTACCTCTGGACGAGGCTGTGACTCTGCGGGTGCCTGACATGCCAGTGCGGCCCGGCCAGCTCTTTAGTGCTACCCTCCTGCTTCGGCACAACTTCACAGCCAGCCTCCTGACCCTGCG GATCAAGGTGAAGAAGGGGCTGCATGTGACAGCCGcccgcccagcccagcccacactCTGGACTGCCAAGCTGGACCGCTTCAAGGGCTCCAAGCATCACACCACCCTCATCACCTGCCACCGTGCTGGGCTCACAGAGCCAGATTCCAG CAGTCCCCTTGAACTGTCTGAGTTCCTATGGGTGGACTTTGTGGTGGAGAATAGCACTGGTGGGGGCGTAGCGGTCACTCGCCCCGTCACGTGGCAGCTGGAGTACCCAGGCCAGGCCCCTGAAGCAGAGAAGGACAAAATGGTGTGGGAAATCCTGGTGTCTGAGCGGGACATCAGAGCCCTTATCCCACTGGCCAAG gCTGAGGAGCTGGTGAATACAGCACCACTGACTGGAGTGCCCCAGCATGTCCCCGTGCGCCTTGTCACTGTGGACGGCGGGGGGGCCTTGGTGGAGGTGACAGAGCATGTCGGCTGCGAGTCTGCCAACACACAGGTCCTGCAG GTGTCTGAGGCCTGTGATGCCGTGTTCGTGGCTGGCAAGGAGAGCCGGGGCGCCCGTGGGGTGCGAGTGGACTTCTGGTGGCGCCGGCTCCGCGCCTCGCTGCGGCTGACCGTGTGGGCCCCGCTGCTACCGCTGCGTATCGAGCTCACCGACACCACCCTCGAGCAGGTCCGCGGCTGGAGGGTACCTGGCCCTGCTGAAGG GCCTGCGGAACCCGCTGCAGAGGCGTCAGATGAGGCCGAGCGGCGCGCCCGCGGCTGCCACCTGCAGTACCAGCGGGCCGGTGTGCGCTTCCTCGCCCCCTTCGCGGCCCACCCGCTGGACGGCGGCCGCCGCCTCACGCACCTGCTTGGCCCCGACTGGCTGCTAGACGTGTCCCACCTCGTGGCGCCACACGCCCGCGTGCTGGACTCGCGTGTAGCCTCTCTGGAGGGTGGCCGTGTCCTGGTGGGCCGGGAGCCCGGTGTCACCTCCATTGAG GTGCGTTCCCCACTGTCTGACTCCATCCTGGGGGAGCAGGCGCTGGCTGTGACAGACGACAAGGTCTCAGTGCTGGAGCTGAGGGTGCAGCCAGTGATGGGCATCTCGCTGACCTTGAGCCGGGGCACTGCCCACCCCGGGGAGGTCACAGCCACGTGCTGGGCACAGTCAGCCCTTCCCGCCCCAAAGCAG GAGGTGGCCCTCTCCCTATGGCTGTCCTTCTCTGATCACACTGTGGCCCCAGCTGAGCTCTACGACCGCCGTGACCTGGGACTGTCCGTCTCAGCCGAGGAGCCTGGTGCCATCCTGCCAGCTGAGGAGCAGGGTGCCCAGCTCGGGGTGGTGGTGAGTGGGGCAGGCGCCGAGGGGCTGCCGCTGCATGTGGCTCTGCACCCGCCCGAGCCCTGCCGCCGGGGCCGCCACCGTGTGCCTCTGGCCTCTGGCACCGCCTGGCTGGGGCTGCCCCCTGCCTCCACTCCAGCCCCTGCTCTCCCATCCAGCCCTGCTTGGAGCCCACCAGCCACAGAAGCCACCATGGGTGGTGAACAGCAGGTGGCAGGCAGTGTCGGGGGCAACATAGGTGTGAGGGGCAAGTTTGAGCGGGCAGAGGAGGAGGCCAGGAAGGAGGAGACCGaagccagggaggaggaggaggaagaggaggaggagatggtcCCTGCCCCTCAGCATGTCACCGAGCTAGAGCTGGGCATGTACGCCCTGCTGGGAATCTTCTGTGTGGCCATCTTCATCTTCTTGGTCAATGGTGTGGTCTTCGTCCTGCGCTATCAGCGCAAAGAACCTCCCGACAGTGCCACTGACCCCACCTCCCCCCAGCCCCACAACTGGGTCTGGCTGGGCACTGACCAGGAGGAACTGAGCCGCCAGCTGGACCGGCAGTCCCCTGGCCCGCCCAAGGGGGAGGGGAGCTGCCCCTGTgagagtgggggaggaggggaggccccTACCTTGGGCCCTGGCCCTCCTGGGGGCACCACCAGCTCCTCAAGCACCCTGGCCCGAAAGGAGGCTGGGGGGCGGCGGAAGCGAGTAGAGTTTGTGACATTTGCGCCAGCCCCTCCAGCCCAGCCACCTGAGGAGCCTGTAGGGGCCCCTGCTGTGCAGTCCATCCTTGTGGCAGGCGAGGAGGACATCCGCTGGGTGTGTGAGGACATGGGGCTGAAGGACCCTGAGGAGCTTCGCAACTACATGGAGAGGATCCGGGGCAGCTCCTGA